Proteins co-encoded in one Cercospora beticola chromosome 7, complete sequence genomic window:
- a CDS encoding uncharacterized protein (BUSCO:EOG09262WXK): protein MATPEVATPDARAEPPPADGLNANEAAPEQTIKKRPPKKKKPNWGLIHKSPLPLEIHPLPAFHPTNPISILRFAYAYLSQILSRPLSHPETPYIGYFSSETRSVHVTDPKHARALWEAGFFGKGTLSRSEMSWLNREKARLLAKRAGSGGTAEENTNARREKRRLFKLERARAEAEKIERQRLVEEGKLDPSVLETEVTEVDGEKEQVAVEATPRPLETTIPDPAITSLPPQPADLGLDDEDEEELIPDFENQEHLQLTLEEAFFLSYGLGVLEIRNSETSNAEYSGYDLLRTCSAHGFFPVTKSIPEHKIRPDDQFLLNYVVYHHFRSLGWVVRQGVKFSVDYLLYYRGPVFSHAEFAVIIIPAYADAYWSTDEGKQERRIKESHNWWWMHCVNRVQSQALKTLVMVYVDVPAPIETDSRDIGAILRRYKVREFIVRRWTPNRSRD from the coding sequence ATGGCCACGCCCGAGGTGGCGACACCTGATGCTCGAGCCGAACCACCACCCGCGGACGGACTAAATGCGAATGAGGCGGCACCTGAGCAAACGATCAAGAAAAGAccaccaaagaagaagaagccaaacTGGGGTCTCATCCACAAAAGCCCATTGCCTCTCGAGATACATCCCCTCCCGGCATTCCACCCCACAAACCCCATATCAATCCTGCGATTCGCATATGCCTACTTATCACAGATTCTCTCACGGCCTTTGTCCCACCCCGAAACACCTTACATTGGATACTTTTCCTCCGAGACACGATCCGTTCATGTCACAGATCCCAAGCATGCGCGCGCCCTATGGGAAGCGGGCTTCTTTGGCAAAGGCACTCTCAGTCGAAGTGAAATGAGCTGGCTAAATCGAGAAAAAGCGCGACTATTAGCAAAGCGTGCTGGAAGTGGAGGAACAGCGGAAGAGAATACTAATGCGAGGCGAGAGAAACGAAGACTGTTCAAGTTGGAGCGTGCTCGAGCTGAGGCGGAGAAAATTGAGCGGCAAAGACTAGTGGAGGAGGGGAAGCTGGATCCGAGTGTTCTTGAAACTGAAGTTACAGAGGTGGATGGTGAGAAGGAGCAAGTGGCTGTGGAGGCCACTCCTCGACCACTGGAGACTACGATTCCGGATCCTGCGATAACATCTCTTCCCCCACAACCCGCAGACTTGGGtcttgatgatgaagacgaagaagagctgaTCCCGGATTTTGAGAATCAAGAACATCTCCAGCTAACGCTCGAAGAGGCGTTCTTCCTCTCCTACGGACTTGGCGTACTCGAGATCCGCAATTCCGAGACCAGCAATGCCGAATACAGTGGCTACGATCTACTACGAACCTGTTCTGCCCACGGCTTCTTCCCCGTCACAAAATCAATACCCGAGCACAAGATCCGACCCGATGATCAATTCCTGCTGAACTACGTCGTGTACCACCACTTCCGCTCACTAGGATGGGTTGTCAGACAAGGCGTGAAATTCAGCGTAGACTACCTGCTCTACTACCGCGGACCAGTATTCAGCCACGCAGAATTCGCTGTAATCATCATTCCGGCGTACGCAGATGCTTACTGGAGCACGGATGAAGGGAAGCAAGAACGCAGGATCAAAGAGAGCCATAATTGGTGGTGGATGCATTGTGTCAATCGGGTGCAAAGCCAGGCATTGAAGACATTGGTCATGGTGTATGTGGATGTCCCTGCTCCGATTGAAACAGACTCGAGAGATATTGGAGCGATACTGAGGAGGTATAAGGTCAGAGAGTTCATTGTTAGGAGATGGACTCCGAACAGGAGTCGCGACTGA